One segment of Haliotis asinina isolate JCU_RB_2024 chromosome 12, JCU_Hal_asi_v2, whole genome shotgun sequence DNA contains the following:
- the LOC137259048 gene encoding uncharacterized protein, whose product MSVIYIYTSLLTATRVVQEAMMFQTGSTLNLLLAWAMTSRAFILNDNVKGECFDKLGTCSTYGADMCSRNNGLWARAYCQATCGYCDTSKNAHSHGCTYKNVTYHDGQTWEDGCDYKCTCVDASNNFFTCTEYCPKRETEDMADGCHWEKVPFECCEVELCPNKNIGVTAGGYTSTESAAFTPKN is encoded by the exons ATGTCtgtcatatatatttacacGTCATTGTTGACCGCGACTCGTGTAGTACAAGAGGCAATGATGTTTCAAACAG GTTCTACTCTGAACCTGCTGCTTGCGTGGGCGATGACGAGTCGGGCGTTCATTCTCAATG ATAACGTTAAGGGCGAATGTTTTGATAAACTTGGCACATGCTCTACCTATGGTGCAGACATGTGTAGTCGAAACAATGGGCTCTGGGCGAGAGCGTACTGCCAAGCAACATGCGGGTATTGTG ACACTTCAAAAAACGCCCACAGTCACGGCTGCACATACAAAAACGTGACGTACCACGACGGCCAGACATGGGAGGACGGCTGTGACTATAAGTGCACATGTGTCGACGCTAGCAACAACTTTTTTACGTGTACAGAATA CTGCCCAAAGCGTGAAACAGAAGACATGGCAGACGGGTGTCACTGGGAGAAAGTTCCATTTGAGTGTTGCGAGGTAGAACTTTGTCCTAATAAGAATATAG GAGTAACAGCTGGTGGATACACATCGACCGAATCGGCAGCCTTCACACCTAAGAACTGA